ACTGCAGGGTCACCACCCTCTGGCTGTCCCTCCCATGGGACATGGGGCACCCCTGGCACTAGAGGCCTTCCTTGTCTCACACGGGGGTGGGAGGCACAGGAGGGGACCCGTGCTGTCCTTGCTGGTAGCAGTGGCTGTCCTTGTCACCATCATCCTGGGTGCCGCTGCCCCACAGGTGTGAGGAGGGGTGTAGGGACCagagttgggggaggggctgggcccctCGAGCTTGCCTGGAGGCTGCCCCCACCGAGGACAAGTGATCTTTCCGCTGCCAAGCATCCGGAGCCCAGAGCTGCAGCCGCGGGCCTTGGGAAGGTGCAGGAGGCATTCAGGGCTCTTGGGACAGGCCACCACGCTCCCTGGAGCCAGGCACGGCCACTTGCTGGCCACAGGCTGACCTCTGCAGGTGGCCAGCTGAGCGCTACACGTCCGTCTCCACCCGCAGACGCTCCATCCTGCGCACGTTGCCCTCCACGGCCACGCGGCTGGTGATGCAGCGCGCACAGTCCTCGGGGAACCAGCCCGCCTCTCCGTCCCGAAGCCTCTCGCCGTGGAGCCACCCTGGACCCAGACGGGGGCGGGGGAGGTCAAAGAAGGATGCGGGGCCCCCAACCCCCCTCCTAGCTGCTGTTCATCTCTTAGGACTGACCACCACCCCTCCCGCCCCAGGGAGAAAACAGGCCGAAGAGTccccttgcccagggtcacatgggCGCCCAGGGTCACACGGGCACCTGGAGGAGCTGCCTGAGCCCCCCACCCAGCTCCACGCGCCGAGGCCACCCTGCGCAGGCAGGAGCCGGGGCCTCGGGGACCCCAGGAGCGCAGAGACACCCCCTCGTCCTTGCCTAGGACACAGAGTGGCCAGGAACCCACTTTTGGTCCTGCGACCCGGGCACGTGAGAGTGCCGTTGAGGTGcctgagggagggtggggaggccgTGAGCTCACGCGGTCAGCCTGCCTCTCTGCTGCTCCGGTCCTCTCCCGGGGCCCCCGCGTGCGCCGGCCTGTGCCCACCCCGCACTCACCGTCCTCCTGCTGCAGGACCAGGACCACGTCCGCCTGCTGCAGCGTGAGCTCGTCCGCCTGCTTCGCCAGGAAGGCCTTGGTGATCTCCACCTGGGGCAGGTCTGCGGGGGGCGGGCGTCAGCACGGCTCTTGGGGAGGGCTGCGCCGGGggccccctgcagcccccagggctcCCAGTGTCCCCCAGGGCCAGACAGGTCTAAGTGGGCCTAGGAGGCCCCCAGGTGTCCCAGCACAAGGCCAGGTGGCAGCTTCCCTTGGGCTAAAGCAGGGGCCCCGCCAGAGACTGCAGGACAGGTGTGCCTCCTTTTGGGGCCAACGTGCCCAGCACTGgcggaggggacagggcagggccagagctgggggTGGCGGACAGTTTCCCCAGCTACTGGGTACGGCAGTGTCCTCTCCCCCCTGCAGGGCGGGCAAGGCCATGGCAGAGAGGGGCACAGGGCCACACGCGTGGGGCGGGTCTGCCATGGCAGAGAGGGGCACAGGGCCACACGTGTGTGGGGGGGTCTGGCATGACGGGCTCCCCCTCCTGGGCGAGGGGCCCTGCAAGCCCCCACCTGCACTCACCTCCCTTGTTGGGGGGCTCCTGCCCCTGTCTCTCCCCGTACGTGAGCGCGGTGATCCaccgggcccggtcactcctgGGGGCCAGAGGGTGGGAGTGAGGCCGTGCGGCCAACCCCACCAGCACGGTGGCCCTTCAGACACCATCCCGGGGGCGTGGCAAGAAGGTGGGTGGGTGGCCGGGCAGACTTTGCCCCAGGCAGGCTGAGCCCGAGTCACGCCTGCCCTGGGTCACAGACTCACGGAGCAGCCACAGCCCAGACCCCAGATTGCCGGACCCTAGGCTGCCCCGTTCCCAGCCCCGGCCAAACTCCTGCCCCTTAGTCAGCTAtggcttcctcatctggaaaGGGTGCTCGGCGCTGGCCACGGTCACAGGGGAGCTTGGAAGGAATGTGGAGACTGGCCCAAGCTTCCTTCCGCCAGGGGCCCCCTCTGTCCctgctatcctcccaccttgccacCCTGTCCTCAggactctcctgcctcagggcctttgcaggGCTCTGGCCCTGCTGGGCACGCCCCACACCCCGGTCCCACCCCCTCCTCAGCAGCCCTTGGTGGCACCCTCCCCGCAGGTCCCCTCCCCAGTCCTCACTGCCTTCTGACACACTGGGTGTCCCATCGTTCAGCTGTCGGGGCGTGTCCCCCCACAGCAACGTTAGCTCCGCCAGGACAGGCTGTTTGTCCCTGGCTCTATCCCCGGCCCCTACAGTGCCTGGCCAGAAATAGTCATCGAATAGCGCGTGAGGCTGAGCAGAGGGACCTCATCCTCACGGGGCTCACGTGCACGGGGGCCCCGAGGAGCCACCCCCCCAGGGGGCCCCTTACGCGGAGTCCGAGGACAGCAGGACCTGCTCCTGGCGGCCCTCGCTGTTGTGCAGCAGGGTCACCTGGAAGGGGTGGGGCACGGAGGAGCTGCGGTTGCCACCCCCAGGCAGGGGCAGCTCTGAGGGCTCCATCTTCTTGACCCGGATGTGGTCCATCTGGGCGTAGTCCTGGACCGCGTAGCTGTCCTCGCTGTGGGGACACGGGCAGTTGGTGGGACGCTCCCGGCCTTGGCGCCTGCCCAGCTCCCTGCAGCAGTGGTGGGGGCCCGGCCACAGACACACAGCCCGGGAACAGAGGCCACGGCCCTCGGGCCCCCCTTACAGCCTGGGCCGGGGACCCCGGGCAGCAGCGGCAGCCCAAGCAGGCTAAGCGCGGGTCCCCGGCTACCTGCCCGGCTCTGGGCCTGGTGCCCAGTGGAGGCCGCGGCCCCAGCTGAGGTTGGAGGGGCTCAGGACCGgcttcccccactccccaccccacggAGCAGGGCGCACCTCTTCTTCTTGGTCACAACCAGGACATCGTTGAACAGGAATAGGTAGCAGGTTGGCCGGCTGGCGAGTTTTCGAAAAAGTCCCGTTTCTTCCACCAAGAAGAGTTCGCCGCGCTTCAGCAGCCACCGGGAGGCGGAGATCAGCGGCAGGGACTGGCGGGACAGAGCGGGGGTGAGCAGGGCCCGGGGAAGGACGGGCAGTGCCACAAGGATGGGTGACCAGCGGGCTGTCCCCGGTCAGGGCCGGACAGAGGAGGGGACGCGATGTGTCCAGCCCTTAAAGGagctgtgccaggccctgggccagacCCTGCCCAGGACAGCCTGGCCGGGCCTCCAGCCATGCCCACAGCTGAATGTTCCGACCAACCCGGGAAGAAAGGCCAGTCCTGGGGAAGCCGCCACACGCTCGCCCCTACGTGGGGCAGGGGCGTGGGAAGGGGCAACCTGCTCAAGACGGCCACGTTCCGGCATCCGGGGGCCTTTCCTGACCCCAGTTCACAGACACAGCACCCCAGCCCGGTGCCACGCTCCTGGAGCGTGTGGGGGCAGGTCGAGAGGGGGCTGCCTGCCAGGCCTGCTCCTTGGCTACAGTCTAGGCCACCCCCGCAGATGGGCCACTCTCCCCGCCCCTGCCTGTCCACGGCTTCCAGACCATGTGGGAGTAAGACCCCCCCCCTCGAGGGTGAGCTGGGCCTGGGATGGGGTCCTTGCTCTGGCAGGAGGTGTACTGTACCCCAAAGCTGAGAGTGACCTGCATGGGGTGTGGCTCAGTGATGGCAGCAGGTGGTTACCACCATaacacctcctccatgaagccccCCCTCACCTCCCATTGCGGGACCTCCTCTTCCTTAGCTCTTTGCTCCAAGGCCTTGATCTAGGGTGGCCTGTAACGTGTCACCCAAACCAGGGCACCTTTGAAAGGGCAAAGGGCACTACATAGACAGGGCACCAGGATAAGGGGCCCAAACAGGGCCACCTGTGGGACAGGGTCTGTCTGTGGGATCTTCAGGGTTCGGTGGGGGCAGAGGTCTGACCCTGCCTGCTTGGGAGGGGTCTAgggtggcccaggcctgggctggaacTGTTCTGCCCCTTCCCGAGAACGGGAGCCTCACGGGGACGGCTGAGCCCTGGAGGTGCCTCCCGCTGCGGCCTCAGCAAGGCCCCGCCCAGCCCAGACGGCCAGCaagcagccctggcccagggcaaggTTCTCTGCTTGGccacctggggcctggggcctgccctCTGCCCGTGCAGCCCTGGGGGTGTCGTGGAGGCCAGAGAGACCCagccactgggggtggggggaggggcgcaCAAGGGATACTcccacatggggaaactgaggcctggagagatgAAAGGCATGGGCTCAAGGcggcccagcccccaggccacaCCCAGGTGGGCCCCCCAAGGCCTCTGTCCAGCCCCCAGGCTTTAGAGTATGACCCCTGACCTCAGATGCAGGACGACAGGGACAGCTGGGAGGGAAGCGGTCGAGGGGCCTGGCCGCCCGCTGGTGAGTCGCCTGATACCTGGGACTGTGTGGCCCCGTCAGGGCTGCCTACCTTGACCTTGCCGAAGTCCAGCTGCGTGTGCAGCGTGTACATCTGCTCCGTGCGCTCCATCTTGTGGGCCCCCTGGTTGCACTGTCTCACCAGCTGCGGCGGGCGGGCACGCGTGTGAGCACCAAGGCTGCAGGGCCCCTggcacagcccccaccccctgctaaGCATGCCCTGCCCTCATGGGTGGTGCTGGGCTGGTCCCCGTCCCAGCCATGCCACGGGCTCACCGGCTGTGAGAGAGCCGCCACTggctctgggcctcactttccccatcAGTACCACAAGAGGCTTGTGGTGGATAACCCGAGAacctccctgccccggggcctaTGCTGAGCTCGGCCACCAGGACTGGgcaccccctgccctgggcacccCTCACCTTGCTGATGGCCTTTAGTGCGCGGCTGGCGACCTGGTACCTCTCGGGGTGGCCCTGGGTCTTGAGGCAGAGAGTCTGCAGAGGACGGCAGGCGTGAGGCGCCAGGGCCCCTCCTGCATCCCCGGTGTagcagggcacagggcaggggctccCACCGACACCAGGCCCCGCGTGGGGCTGCAGGGTGCCCCAGAGCTGGCCCTACCAGTGTACACAGCCCCCGGATGGCCTCTGTGCCACCCTGGCtctgccaggccaggccaggatGAACGGGAATGGGAGCCGGCACCCTGTGACCCCACACTGTTCCAGCCTCGGCTGTCTCTGTCCAGCTTCGGGGACGGTCAGTGGTGGTCCCTGGCAGCCCCTTTCTGCACATCCCAGGGGCCCCAGGGGGCTCCTAAGGTTCCATTCAGCGTGGGCAGCTGACCCACAGAGCACCTGCCACATGGAGTCCCTGGGGTGCTGAGCTCAGTCCTGccgtgtgtgtggctgtgtgcgCACGGTGGTATGCACCCGTGGATGTATGCATGTGTGCGTGCATTATGTGCACccgtgtgtacatgtgtgtgcacacccgTGTGTACGAGtctctgtgtgcatgcatgtgtatgtgcattaTGTGCACAAGTGTGCGTGCATGTGCTagcatgcatgcatgtgcattgtatgtgcacgtgtgtatatGCATGGGCCGATGtgtatgcatgcgtgtgtgccTTTCACCCCCACATGCCCCTGCCCTGTGGGCTGGCATCTCAGAGACACGGGCCACACCCAGAGCCCCCCTGAGCCCCTTTCTCCACTCAAGAAACGGGGAGAGCGACAGGTGCTTGGGAGGACTGGCGGGGCGGGTGGTGGGGGGGCGGCTCAGCAGGGGTCTGGGCGACTCTGGTTCCAGCTCATCTATGTGAGCGAAGCTCCTGGCCCATCAGGTAACTGAGCAAAGATTCACAAAGGGCTGGAACATCTCCCGGCACAGTGCCGTGCGGGCAACGGCAGCCAAAGCTGTCCTGATTACTAAGCCGTCTCATAATCGTGCCTGTTAAATGGCAAACACAGGCCAAGCGTGCGAGAGGCGTCGTGGAGAGCAGTACTCCACCCGAAGGCAGGGGCTCCCCGAGCAGGGCCCCCTGTCCAGGCCACACTCACGTCCGTCAGGAGGGGCAGCCGGGTCACCCGCTGCATGGGCAGGATCAGGAAGGAGATCATGGGCAAGCCCCCGCACGCCGGCCGCTTCTCAATCTCCCTCAGGACCTCGCGGAAGGCGGCGTTGCTGCTTCTGCAACAGAGGACAGGGCTGTCCTGCAGGCCCCGCGTGGCCCGGCCGTGCGGAGAGTGGGTGGAGCCTGCGGAAGCCAGGATGAGCGCGAACTGCTTCGGGAGAGCAAGTGCCAGGTCCTCTGGAGTCCAGACGCCCCGGGGCCCCGGGAGACCACTCACGTCAGCCGCTGCAGCGTGCGCTGCTGGTAGACCTCGTTGGAGCAGTAGGCGACGTAGGGGTGGAAGTGCCGCTCGGCGTGCTCCACCAGGATGTCACTGATGTCCTCCACCAGCACCTGTGCCTTGTGCCGCTGCTCCAGGTCCTCAAAGAACCTGCAGGTATGCAGAGGTGAGGGCGGGCCCAGGCCTGGTGGTCGGTCcccacatgcatacacacacacacacacacacacacacacacacacactgcaggaACCCAGCCGAGCTCCTGGGGGCAGCATGTGGCAGGTGCTTGGGGACCAGTGCCCCCCCGTGGTGTGGCTGCAGGCCATGGTCCTGCCTAGGACGCCCCAGGACACCCCAGGACAGACAAGCTCCTCACACCTGAAACGACTGGGTGCTCACCCTGGTCCTCGGCAGCACCCGGCCCTGTGCCCGTCCCCAGGGAAAGCTCAGGGACAGACGTCCAGCACAGGGGAGGAGGCACGCGTGCGCAGCCTCCTGGTCACGCGGAGGGGCTGCGCGACGAGGGTAGGCCACCCCTCCAAGGACAGGTCCCAAATCGCAGGCAGCTCTGTCAGCCAAGCTCCCTGCCCAGCTTCACGAACCGTCCGCTTTTGCTGAGTCCCACCCATTCTGGGCGGGCAGTTGAGGCCAGTGTTGGGAAGAGGCCCGGGCTCTCGGCAGACTCCCCTGAGGTGACCGCCAGCCCCTGGCCTTCTCCACAGCCCAGGCCTTGGCCCAGGGTGGAGAGGACGGAGTGAGGTGAGGCTCGGTCAGAGCTGGGCCAGGGCCGCCAGGGCTCTGCCCCCACAGGCACCCAGAGCCGCGGCGGCTGGGCCAGCTGGGCCACGACAGCCGCTGCTGTGTGAGGTGGCGGGTGGAGCCCTGCCGGTTCTGTAGACCCGAGGGGCCCTGACCTGCCCTGGCACAGCAGCCAAAGGTCCTCCCCTCCCAAGAGCTCTGACTGGCTGAGGGGCCCTGGCCCGGCTTGgaggtggcggggggggggggtgtccctCAGGCCCCTCTGCTTGCTGGGCCCCGCCTGGCCCCTCTGCCCGCGCAGGGGCTGTGCTTCCTGTAGGGGGACACCCAGAGAGCGGCTTGTCCTTGGGGAGCCCTAGCAGGTGGGACAGCGTGTCAGGAAGAGAGGTCCCCATGAGCAAGGACCTGGAGGACGTGAGAGGAGCCGGCTGCCCAGACACGGGGCCGCCACACACATGCGCACAGGCACCTCGACTGGGTGACCGCGGGTTTCTGAGAGAAACCGGGGAGAGCTGGCCACCAGCCTCGGCCCAAATGGCACCGATTCCCTGGGAGGTCACTGTGGATGCCAGGACCGGCCAGGGCCAGATGGAGGAAGAGCCGGAGCGTCCCACCCTGGGGACAGCAGTGCTCAGTCTGAAGCCCTGCAGAGGTCAGAACCCACAGCCACTCAATGCAGAGGGGACCGTGCTGGGGGACACGCAGTCTGCACGGCGGGgggccagagctgggggaggggtagATCCCAAACACCCCCAGCCAGTCACTGATGCCTCGACAGGAAGCTGCCATCTCCAGGGACAAgacagcccccctccccccatggcCCTGAAACTTCCATGGGGCCCCACAGCCAGCACCGGGTGAGGTGCAGCCACGGCAGGCCTGATGGCGACGTAAACCGCACCACCACCGTCCGAGGGCCAGCCCGCGAGCCGGCACCGCAGGACCAGACCCCTCACCAGCCCCGCCCAAGTCCACCCGGTTAGCAGTGAGGCTGAGGCTCAGCCCTGGGGTCCTCCAGGGTACACGGCCAGCACAGGGCTGAGcccacacagacatgcacacatgcacacatgcaacatgcacatgtgcacacatgatcacacatacatatacatacatacacatatacacacaagtgCATATaagcatatgcacacacacaacatgcACAATCacgcacatacatgcacatgcatacacacacatgcatgtgcacacacacccatgcaGGCCTGCAGGTGCAcgcctgtcccctcctccacctccaggcTGTGCAACCAGAGCCCAGTCCAGCCACCAGACACCTCTGGGTGCAACATGACCTGGGGCTGCCTCCCAGCCCGTGAGCATCCTGTCGGTCACACGGCCCTCTGTGCCCAGGTGTCCTGGCGGGATCGTGCCCATCAGTGGGCAGGACCCCTCGTGAATGTCCAGGACGCCCACACCCCGGTGCTCAGGCCATCCCTGGGCCCAGCCCTCAGTGGCCTCAAGGGCCCTCGGCTGTCACCTGGTCTGAACCAGCAGCTGCTCCAAACTCTCCCCCCCACGGATACAGACCACGGCCCTCCCAGAGCCTGTCCACACCGCCACGGTGCTGAGCGGGGCGAGGGGGCCTTCCCAGGTGCGGGGAcccggggtgggggggctgcCGTGCGGGCCTCACCTCTGACTGGCGCCCAGGACGTCCCGGATGTTGGAGAAGAGGTGGTGGTGCTCCGTCTGGGTCATCGTGGCCCGCAGCTCTTTGGACTCCAGGAACTCGGCCACCAGGACGCTCAGGCTGTGCTGGTAGGAGAACTCGGACGTGAGGATCTCGAAGATGGCCTGTGCAGAGGGGTCCACGTGAGCCGTCGCCGTGGAAGAGGCTGGGCACAGCCACGATCTGGGGGGCAGGGCGGGAGGGGCCACCAGCTCTGGACACAAACCCCTGACAGGGCTGGCAGGACAGCCAGCCTGGGGCCGTGAGCCCCATGGCCCTGGGTTTGCGCTCTGGCTCATCACTATGAGCTTGTGCAACTGTCCCCGTCCTTGTCTCAGAAGGGGGTAACGGTAGCCCCCCAACCCAGAGGCTGCCCTGAGGATTCACATGGTGACACCAAGTGGCTCAAACAGTGCCCGGCAGAGAGTAAAGACAGTTTCCAGGCACCATGATGTGTGTGGGCCCAGGGCGTGGGCAGTGGGTGGGCAGCGTCACCGTGGCTgtggcccctcccccaggctgttGTGTGGCCCACGCTGTGGTCGGGACAGCACCTTCCCGGTGCCCTCACCTCCTGCCTCTTGCGCTCCTCGGCGGGCAGCGTGTCCAGCATGCCTGACTCCACCACCTGAGGGGGCACAGGCCGGGGTTGCGGCTGCACGTCCTGGAAGCCTGGGCCAGGGGCCCCTCCGGTCCTCCGCCCTCAGGCCTAGAGCTCACGTGGAGGACAGAGGGgccagaggaggtggggccccagcAGAGCCACCCCGTCCCAGAACACGTGAGGCTCAGTGAAGTCAGGCCACAGAGCTGGCTCGTCCTGCTGGGGCCGTCACCTTCATCCTCCTCTCCCTGGACGCCTCCCCGGGGCAGCCCAGGAAGGGGCTTCCAGAGGGAAAGGCCGGAGGGGCTGGAGAGGCGCAgagcccacccccacctgccgGGGCTTGAGGGCCAGCGTGGAGGGCGGCCCCTGCCGTAGTCCCACCTGGGCCAGGTGAGTCGTGCCCTGACTGAGAAGGTGCCAGCGACACTGTGCCAGCCTGGTGGCACTGCCCGAGCTCCCACCTTGGGGCCCACGGCCAGCAGCTGGGGCCCAGGGTTTCCTCCTCCAGGCCTGGGAAGGTGGGGTCAGACTGGGGCAGTGTCACCCGGTGCAGTGTCCTGGACTTCACCCCAGGCTGGAGAGATCAtgcacccccagctcccagcacaggAATAAACTTCCAGATCGTTCCAGCTGTGGGGAGGCAgtccccccaccctacccccacgGGGGCTGGCCCTAGCTGGGCTCCTATGGCACGCAGCAGTGTGGGGTGTGGTGGGCGGTCACAGGGCCACACCCTATTACCCGGGGATGGCAAACAAGGGGCCCCATCGTCCTGCAGATGAAGAAAAGccaggcccccccacccccccgctcCGTCCCCGCCTGCCACACCCGCGGCTCACTGGAGTCATGAGTCTGTCCACCCACGGCCAGCTGGGCCCTCCCCCGCACATGGGCCGCTGCCCGGGCCACGCCCTCCACGGACAGCCCCACAGCCCTGCAGGGCAGGACAGACCCGCTTCAGATGTGGGAAGTGAGGGGGTGGCTtggccccggcccctcccggcTGCCTTCTCCCTCAGACCCTCCAGCCTTCCAGGGGACAAGGCCTTGTGCCCACAGCTCCCTGCGGGTCAGTCTGAGCAGGGATGTCCCTCACAGGGTGACGGCTCGAGCTCTGGGAGGAACGACCAGGGCTCCTGGTGCCCCACCTGCCGTTCGTGGGCCAACCTCACCCCGCAGGGCCCTACCTCTGGGAGCTGGCTCCAGGTGACCTGGGCAGGCCGGTAGCTCTTGACCACGATGGTGGTGTCCACCTTCTGGGTCCCCTCCGGGCTGGAGGGGTCCTCGAGCACATCGTCATCAGACTCGTGGCTGGTGTTCAGGCCCCGCTCCCGGATCTCCTGGTAGAGCCGGGGGTCTGGGGAGAGGACAGTCACTGTCAGACCAGGGTCAAACCAGCCTCCACAGGGGCCGGCTGTGCCCGGCCAGGGGGAGGGAGGCTTGGGGCAGGGCcgtgcccaggctgggctggagggCGCTGGTGCCAGCCACGAGCCCTCCTACACGGCACgccccacctgctccccagcTTACGGTAACCTCCGCCAACCTCACCCCAGACTGCAGCATTGCTGACCCCTCCTGGGGTGGCTTTTCCCCGAGATTTTTGCAGAGGAGGCCAGATCCCCACTCCCAGGCCCACGGCCATCCATACCGCTTCTGGGGACTGGCTTCCCCTTCCTGGCTCGGCCCCCCGAGTCTCAGAGCTTCTCAGCAAAGGCCAGGCCGGAGCTGGGCATTTGAGGCCCCGACTCCTTCACACCTGCCGGGTGCCCCATCCTGGCCAGCAGGCCCCTCAGCTCTGTGTGGGGTATCCTGGCGTGCCCCCGTCAGCAGGCCGGATGTGCCgccatcccccacccccgcctgaCCCCCACGTGGGTCCCCTCCAACCGCGAGGGCTCTGGGGGAGCAGGGGTGTGGGCGCCTGATGTGGCCTTGGTCCCAAAGGCACTCGAACAGGTGCTCAGGGTGGGTGTCGGGGCTCTGTCTGTCCCCTGCTTTGGGGTCACACAGAAGAGAGTCCCAGGGAACTTTCTAGATCTATCAGAGCTGCACAGTCAGATCAGCCGTGGGGAGCTCAGGACCTGTACACAGGCCCTCGGAGCCACCAAACTGAGGCCCCCGGTGAGCCCAGCTCCAGCCAGCCAGGCCCGGCCCTCGCCGTCTGCTGCAGCCACTCACCGTCCTTGAAGGAGCCCTTCTGTGCGCGTTTCCGCCCCAGGGACTTCTGTGCAAACGAGACAAAGCAGCGGTAGTCggcggggagggcaggtgtgggccTACCGCTGCAAGTCTGCCGTCTGGGACCCAGGGCCTCCCAGCTCCGTGTGCAAAGCCATGCCTGACGGAGGGTTACGCTGggcacacagaaggtgctcagtaaacatcagCTCCACAAAGGCTGCCGAATGGAGGCCAACCAGGTGGGGTTGGGGCCCagagcaggcaggcagggcaggtctaggagggctgcctggaggaggaggcagggtggggctcATCAAGAGGAGTGCTCAGGAGAGCGGGCTGTGGGCCTGGAGGCCCCGGTGGGCCCAAGGGAAGCCCGAGGCTGGGCAGGTGCGGCTGGGCGAGGGCCAAGCAGGGGCACGGGGCTGCACGCAGGCCCCTCGGGGGCCACAACCTGGAGTAGCGGAAGAGCAGGGACCGGCTGGTTGGTGCCTCGCGCCTGGCGTGGGCTGGGACCCAGCAACTGAGGACGACGTGGAGGCGACTGGCCCCCGACCGCAGGTACCCAGCTCGACGCCCCCCGCCTTGGCGGGGACACACCATGTTCCCCAACCTCACGTGTGCCCGGGTTCCCGGAAAGCAGGGGTTGGTTTCCCAGAACCGGTTGGGACCTGACAACTCCCCTTGCTGGTCGAGAGTGCGCGGCGCTCCCACTGCACCCGGCGGGCGCCCCGAGCcctgcaccccacaccccaccccgcTGCCTCCAGGTCTGGCTGGAGCTTTCGCCTCGGCCCCTCCTAagtccccgcccctcccccagccccgcccctcaTGCCTCCGCTCTCACCCCCCTTGCTCCAGGCCCCTCCCGGGCCCCAAGGCCATGGGGAgccccctcctctgtgctcccaccaCCCCTGGGCTGGCCCAGCCCTCGCAGCCCCACTGCCCTGGGAGCACCCCGAGGACGGGGACCGAGCCCACTGGGCTCACCCCGGCACCAGGCCCCAGGTGAGCAGCAGGAAGTGTCTGCTGGATGCCTGAGTCGACagagagtgaatgaatgaatgagtgaatgaacgaaGGGAGCcctgcaggcctggccctgggtggGCGCAGGGTGGTGGGGCCATCGTCCCAGCCTCTGGGGTGTGGGGACCCACAGCAGACGTCCCAAGGTAATTCTGGGGTCTGGGCACCTCAGGGGGCCGTGGCAGGGGACAGCGGTGACCAAGGAGACACGGGGCCACCTCAGCCACCATCGGCCTCCAGTGTAAGCTCGAGGTCCCGCCCCAGGGCATGCTGGGTGGCCATCGTCCTAACGGGCGGTCTCAGCTTCTCCTGGGGCCGGGGCTGCAGCTCAGTGTGGGCGGGAgcctgggcagaggcagcagccggGAGGGCACCCAGGGGAAGAGGCCCCCAGGGAGCACGTCCTTCTGCGGACACTGCCTGGCACTGGGGTAGCCGCGTTCTGTTCTCTCCAGGACACCCGAGGAGGACTGTCACCTCCACTCGCACATGGGGAAGCCCAGGGTCCCAAGGTTCAAGAACTTGCCTGGGGTCACCAGCCGTGCGTGCCGCCAGCCCTTCACCGAGGCAGCGGCAAGCCTGGGCTGCTTCCCAGACAGGTGCACGAGAGACACCCCGGGCTGGAGCTGCTCCTGTTGTGCATGCCCGAGAAGGCCGCATGGGCGGGCCCGGCCAGCTGGCATCccgagccccagcccctgccaagcCCAGGCAGAGACCAAGCAGGGGGCGCCCGGGTGCCAGGCGGCTCTCCCTGAACACGGCCTCCCCGCAGCGGCTGCCAGCAACAGCGGCCTGGCCCCCAGCAGGAGGGTACCAGGGGGAAGAGGCCCCCGGTGACACGCCCTTCCACGGACACTGCCCAGCACTCAGCCAAGttgtcccagcactttgggaggccgaggcgggaggacggCTTGTGgccgggagttggaggctgcagtgagttgaCGAAGCCACTGCAttccggcctgggtgacagagtgagacctcaagtcaaaaacaaaacaaaccagaaacAGCTGCACACAGAAGGTGCTAAGTGGCCCCTGCTGTGGTACAGAAGGTGACGGTGACGATGATGGAGACAGTCGGAACACCCCGGCCGACCAGCCCCTCCCCGCCATCCAGACGAGGGCCCCTACCTTATTTTTGGCCGGGCGCCGGGC
Above is a window of Lemur catta isolate mLemCat1 chromosome 3, mLemCat1.pri, whole genome shotgun sequence DNA encoding:
- the ARHGEF16 gene encoding rho guanine nucleotide exchange factor 16 isoform X1: MAQRHSDSSLEDKLLEYRFHAELRLDANGNPASGLPVARASLRARDRAAFQPEAPAPPGEEEPRPVVLSTQSPAALKMGTQQLIPRSLAVASRANTPARHQSFGAAVLCKEAARRGPQLLAAPSFSLDDMEVDTGPGGMLRRNLRNQSYRAAMRGLGRPGGQGDSAPLSPKLQALAEEPSQPPARRPAKNKKSLGRKRAQKGSFKDDPRLYQEIRERGLNTSHESDDDVLEDPSSPEGTQKVDTTIVVKSYRPAQVTWSQLPEVVESGMLDTLPAEERKRQEAIFEILTSEFSYQHSLSVLVAEFLESKELRATMTQTEHHHLFSNIRDVLGASQRFFEDLEQRHKAQVLVEDISDILVEHAERHFHPYVAYCSNEVYQQRTLQRLTSSNAAFREVLREIEKRPACGGLPMISFLILPMQRVTRLPLLTDTLCLKTQGHPERYQVASRALKAISKLVRQCNQGAHKMERTEQMYTLHTQLDFGKVKSLPLISASRWLLKRGELFLVEETGLFRKLASRPTCYLFLFNDVLVVTKKKSEDSYAVQDYAQMDHIRVKKMEPSELPLPGGGNRSSSVPHPFQVTLLHNSEGRQEQVLLSSDSASDRARWITALTYGERQGQEPPNKGDLPQVEITKAFLAKQADELTLQQADVVLVLQQEDGWLHGERLRDGEAGWFPEDCARCITSRVAVEGNVRRMERLRVETDV
- the ARHGEF16 gene encoding rho guanine nucleotide exchange factor 16 isoform X2, yielding MAQRHSDSSLEDKLLEYRFHAELRLDANGNPASGLPVARASLRARDRAAFQPEAPAPPGEEEPRPVVLSTQSPAALKMGTQQLIPRSLAVASRANTPARHQSFGAAVLCKEAARRGPQLLAAPSFSLDDMEVDTGPGGMLRRNLRNQSYRAAMRGLGRPGGQGDSAPLSPKLQALAEEPSQPPARRPAKNKKSLGRKRAQKGSFKDDPRLYQEIRERGLNTSHESDDDVLEDPSSPEGTQKVDTTIVVKSYRPAQVTWSQLPEAIFEILTSEFSYQHSLSVLVAEFLESKELRATMTQTEHHHLFSNIRDVLGASQRFFEDLEQRHKAQVLVEDISDILVEHAERHFHPYVAYCSNEVYQQRTLQRLTSSNAAFREVLREIEKRPACGGLPMISFLILPMQRVTRLPLLTDTLCLKTQGHPERYQVASRALKAISKLVRQCNQGAHKMERTEQMYTLHTQLDFGKVKSLPLISASRWLLKRGELFLVEETGLFRKLASRPTCYLFLFNDVLVVTKKKSEDSYAVQDYAQMDHIRVKKMEPSELPLPGGGNRSSSVPHPFQVTLLHNSEGRQEQVLLSSDSASDRARWITALTYGERQGQEPPNKGDLPQVEITKAFLAKQADELTLQQADVVLVLQQEDGWLHGERLRDGEAGWFPEDCARCITSRVAVEGNVRRMERLRVETDV